The genomic interval CGGCGTCCCCTCGAGGAAGAGGATCCGCCCGATCAGCTTCTCGGCGTGCTTCATCTCGTCGATCGCGATCTTCTCGATCGCCGCGTGCAGCTTCTCGTAGCCCCAGTTGTCGCACATCTCGGAGTGGACCATGTACTGGTTGATCGCCGTCAGCTCCTCGGCCAGCAGGTTGTTGAGCGTCTCGATCAGGTTGCTGTTGCCCTTCATGGCGTCCTCCCGGCGCATTCCGCGCAGTTCCGGAATGTACGGCGGACGCGGCGGCGCGCGGGGCTACAACGCGTCGTGCTCGGTCCGGGCGATGATCTCCTCCTGCAGCTCCGGCGAAAGGTCGTTGAAATAGTCGCTGTACCCGGCGACCCGCACGATCAGCCCGCGGTGCGCCTCGGGATCCCGCCGCGCGGCGCGCAGCGTCTCCGCGCCCACGACGTTGAACTGGACGTGGTGGCCGTCGAGCCGGAAGTAGCCGCGGACGAGCTGGGCCAGCCGGCGCAGCCCGGCCTCGTCGGCGAGCAGGGCGGGGGAGAACTTCATGTTGAGCAGCGTCCCGCCGGTGCGGAGATGGTCCATCTTCGCCGCGGAGCGGACGACCGCCGTCGGCCCGTTGCGGTCCGCCCCCTGCACCGGGGAGATCCCCTCGGAGAGCGGCTTCCCCGCGCGGCGGCCGTCGGGGGTCGCGCCGGTCAGCGCGCCGAAGTAGACGTGGCAGGTCGTGGGGAGCATCTCGACGCGCGACCGGCCGCCGCGGACGGTCGGCCGTCCGTCCACCGCGGCGAAGTAGGCGTCGAAGACGCGGCGCATCATCGCGTCGGCGCGGTCGTCGTCGTTGCCGTACTTCGGCGCCTTGTGGACGAGGCGCAGCCGCAGGTCCTCGCGGCCGGCGAAGTCGGCGTCGAGCGCGGCGACGAACTCCCGCGGCGTCGCGTCTCTCCGCCCGTAGACCGTCTCGTCCAGCGCGGCGAGGCTGTCGGCGATCGTGCCGATCCCGACCGCCTGGATGTAGCTGTTGTTGTAGCGCGCGCCGCCGGCGTTGTAGTCGAGGCCGCGGGCCACGCAGTCGTCGGTGATCGCGGAGAGGAACGGCGCCGGCATCTCCCGCGCGTAGATCCGCTCGATCAGCTGGTTCCCCGCGAACTTGATCTCGATCAGGCGCGCGAGCTGCGCGCGGAAGGCGCCGAAGAGGGTCTCGAAGTCGCCGAGCGTCTCCGGCCCGCCGGTCGCCGGGCCGAGCCGCCGGCCGCTCCGCGGATCGACGCCGTCGTGCAGCGCCAGCTCGAGGATCTTCGGCAGGTTGAAGTAGCCGGTGAGGATGTACGCCTCCTTGCCGAAGGCGCCGGTCTCGACGCAGCCGGAGCAGCCGCCCTCCCGCGCGTCCTCGACCGTCTTCCCCATCCGCAGCTGCTCTTCGATCACCGCGTCGGCGTTGAAGATCGAGGGGAAGCCGTAGCCGCGGCGCACGACCTCCAGCGCGCGCAGCAGCAGCGCGTCGGGCGTCTTGCGCGAGAGCTGGAGGTTGCTGCTCGGCTGGAGGAGGTGCATCTCCTCGATCACGTCGAGCAGCAGGTGCGAGACCGGGTTCGAGCCGTCCTCGCCGGTGCGCAGCAGCCCGCCGAGGTTGATGTTGGCGAAGTCGGTGTAGGTGCCGCTCTCCTCCGCCGTCACGCCGACCTTGGGGGGCGCGGGGTGGTTGTTGAACTTGACGAAGAAGCACTCGAGGAGCTCGCGCGCCGCCTCCTCGGTCAGCGTGCCGTCCTCGAGTCCCCGGCGGTAGAACGGCCAGAGATGCTGGTCGAGGTGGCCGGGGCTGAAGGAGTCCCAGCCGTTGAGTTCGGTGATCACGCCGAGGTGGCAGAACCAGTAGGCCTGCAGCGCCTCGTGGAAGTCGCGCGGCGCCTCGGCCGGCACGCGCCGGCAGACGTCGGCGATCTTCAGCAGCTCGGCGCGCCGCCGCGGATCGGCGGTCTCGGCCGCGCGCCG from bacterium carries:
- a CDS encoding formate C-acetyltransferase/glycerol dehydratase family glycyl radical enzyme: RRAAETADPRRRAELLKIADVCRRVPAEAPRDFHEALQAYWFCHLGVITELNGWDSFSPGHLDQHLWPFYRRGLEDGTLTEEAARELLECFFVKFNNHPAPPKVGVTAEESGTYTDFANINLGGLLRTGEDGSNPVSHLLLDVIEEMHLLQPSSNLQLSRKTPDALLLRALEVVRRGYGFPSIFNADAVIEEQLRMGKTVEDAREGGCSGCVETGAFGKEAYILTGYFNLPKILELALHDGVDPRSGRRLGPATGGPETLGDFETLFGAFRAQLARLIEIKFAGNQLIERIYAREMPAPFLSAITDDCVARGLDYNAGGARYNNSYIQAVGIGTIADSLAALDETVYGRRDATPREFVAALDADFAGREDLRLRLVHKAPKYGNDDDRADAMMRRVFDAYFAAVDGRPTVRGGRSRVEMLPTTCHVYFGALTGATPDGRRAGKPLSEGISPVQGADRNGPTAVVRSAAKMDHLRTGGTLLNMKFSPALLADEAGLRRLAQLVRGYFRLDGHHVQFNVVGAETLRAARRDPEAHRGLIVRVAGYSDYFNDLSPELQEEIIARTEHDAL